From the genome of Granulicella cerasi:
AATGAAGTTTCGTATATCGCTATGCTACGTGGTCACTGCTTGTTGTCTGAATCCATCCAACTTCGGTCCATCCAACCGGTGTCCCCACCTCTCATGTAGGCCGCCTCGGCGATGAGCTTATCAAGCTTCGGGTCTTCCGGAGCATCCGCTCCTAGTGCTCTGAGCCCCGACAACACCTTCTTCGCCTCTTCGGGCTCGATCTCTGGAAGCATCCAACGGCGACCTTGCGAGGAGAAACGTATGCCTCTTATAGAAGCGCCCCAGTTGGAGGCAATAGTTGCGTATCGAAGTCCTGATACCTGGCCGAGAGGGTAGGTCTTGGACTTCATTGTTCGGTTTTTGAAGTCGAACCAAGCGGCGCGACTTACGACAAGCACGCTCTTGTCACAGTGAATGCTCTCGTCAGGAGGATAGGCCGCGCGAATATAGCTGGACCAAGGCCAACAAAGCAACGCATTCCCGATGGCTATGAGGATCAGCGGGGTCAGATCCAGACTATCGCGGCCACCGTCAATCATGAAGTGCCACATGCTCGGATCGCCATGTTTGCCCGGCAAGAGGAGAGCCAGGACATCCATGGTTATAAGAAACGCAGAGAAAATCAAAAGACCGTAGAGGCGCGCTCGCGGTTTCGATCGAGATGGAAGGAAACGGATATCCACGCTATCTGGTGTGATCGAGATGGAGAGGTGTTCCTTGGTCACGGCCGTTTACTCAGAGAGCTTTTTGGGCTGCTTGCCGAAGTCGGGGCCGAAGTAGAAGAGTTCGACCAGCATGCAGAGGATGTGTTCGAGCGCGAGGTGCGATTCCTGAATGTTCATCGTCACGTTCGATGGGATGATGACGTTCAGGTCCGCGAGCGACTTCATCTTGCCGCCGTCGTTGCCGGTGTAGGCGACGGTGTGGATGCCCATCTTCTTCGCTTGTTCGAGCGCGAGGACGCAGTTCTTCGAGTTGCCGGAGGTCGAGATCGCGAGCAGCACATCACCTTCGCGCCCCAACGCTTCCACCTGGCGTTCGAAGATGTGCTCAAAGCTGTGATCGTTGCCGATCGCCGTGAGGATCGACGAGTCCGTGGTGAGTGCGATGGCGCGCAGGGCTGGGCGGTCGATGGTGAGCCGCGCGACGAACTCGGCGACGAGATGCTGGGCGTCCGCGGCGGATCCACCGTTGCCGCAAACGAGCAGCTTGCCGCCGTTCTTCATGCTCTCTGCCGTAAGGCGTGCAGCCTCCACCACGATGGCGTGCAGGCTTTCATCGGCGGCGACCTTCGTCATCGTTTCAACGGACTGCAGCAACTGCTTCTTGACGATCTCGATCATGCAAACTCCAGAATGTTTTGGCGTCAGGGCCTATGGAAGGTAGAACACGACGGCGGCTGTGAGGTTGCTTGAGGCTAGGCGAGCGTTGCCTTCCAGTCGCGTATACCTTGCTCCGGCGCGCGCATCACTCCAGGGCCGATGAGCGCATTCAGCTTGTCGATCTTCAAGCCACCGAGCAGCGGGCGCGCGGCCTTTTGTGCAAGCTCTGGCGTGGTGAGCGACTGCAATGTATCTGTCGGCAGGCCAAGAATTTCGCAGGCGATCTGCGCGAACTCATAGCGTGAGAGAAACTGCGGTCCCGCGACGTGCACCAGACCGGTGGCGCCTTGTTCGAGCAGCTTCAGCGTGGCGGTTGCCAGATCGTCGACATGCGTCGGCGTAGCGAGCTGGTCGGTGGGGCAGCGCATCGT
Proteins encoded in this window:
- a CDS encoding D-sedoheptulose 7-phosphate isomerase, whose translation is MIEIVKKQLLQSVETMTKVAADESLHAIVVEAARLTAESMKNGGKLLVCGNGGSAADAQHLVAEFVARLTIDRPALRAIALTTDSSILTAIGNDHSFEHIFERQVEALGREGDVLLAISTSGNSKNCVLALEQAKKMGIHTVAYTGNDGGKMKSLADLNVIIPSNVTMNIQESHLALEHILCMLVELFYFGPDFGKQPKKLSE